A window of the Phaseolus vulgaris cultivar G19833 chromosome 5, P. vulgaris v2.0, whole genome shotgun sequence genome harbors these coding sequences:
- the LOC137834577 gene encoding mitochondrial import inner membrane translocase subunit TIM44-2 — protein sequence MATRKLIRDFFLSERSLLLPSPHHRHKVWNRSRRFPLDWEDRRSYSVFNEFSKKIKGEAVRNQEFQQSVKELKEKADELKGVKEELKERTKQKTEKLYKQVDEVWTEAEAAAKKVSYNVKEKISAATEEVKGTFGIGKQDSSGSTDSSTKQGADVNGGNKTSSQEEKNQQSGSSNATDSLFGKFKSTISSPNVSAAFQKLKDAKLVDITKKSYDIVKEELSSTPTKRKRVPFASSGETSTRTDLVVMPSQQSWWSKKFDEFREKVKGHPVSKRFLKYSDPVKTKGQEIVEDLRERYETSDSPIVHKIQDINDSMFQETDAALSYKEIRQRDPYFSLPEFIGEVQEAIKPVLNAYIKGDVETLKKYCSPELVERLKAERHAYQSNGIFFDNKILHVSEVDVRETKMVGSSPVIIVMFQTQQIYCVRDRNGAITEGGKDTIHTVFYLWALQQMDQEERGEDGIYLMWRLREMQQQGIQALI from the exons ATGGCCACGCGAAAGCTGATTCGCGATTTCTTCCTCTCCGAACGAtcgcttcttcttccttcccCTCACCACCGCCACAAG GTTTGGAATAGGAGTAGAAGGTTTCCTTTGGACTGGGAAGATAGGCGTAGCTACAGCGTCTTCAATGAATTCTCCAAGAAGATTAAAGGCGAAGCTGTTAG AAACCAAGAATTCCAACAGTCTGTCAAGGAGCTGAAGGAAAAAGCCGATGAGCTTAAAGGGGTAAAAGAAGAGCTGAAAGAAAG AACAAAGCAGAAAACCGAGAAGCTGTACAAACAAGTGGATGAGGTTTGGACTGAAGCTGAAGCTGCGGCAAAGAAG GTTTCTTACAATGTTAAAGAGAAGATTTCAGCTGCAACTGAGGAG GTGAAGGGAACTTTTGGGATAGGAAAGCAGGATTCTTCTGGGTCAACTGATTCTTCAACCAAACAGGGTGCTGATGTAAATGGAGGAAACAAGACATCATCTCAGGAAGAGAAAAACCAGCAATCTGGATCTAGCAATGCTACAGATTCTCTGTTTGGGAAATTTAAATCAACTATTTCCTCTCCAAATGTTTCTGCTGCCTTCCAAAAATTAAAGGATGCAAAGTTAGTTGACATAACCAAGAAAAGTTATGACATAGTAAAAGAGGAGTTAAGCAGTACTCCAACAAAGAGAAAGCGTGTTCCTTTCGCATCAAGTGGTGAAACAAGTACAAGAACAGACCTTGTTGTTATGCCATCTCAACAATCTTGGTGGAGTAAGAAGTTTGATGAGTTCAGGGAGAAG GTGAAAGGTCATCCAGTATCCAAGCGGTTCCTTAAGTACAGTGACCCAGTGAAGACAAAGGGCCAGGAG ATAGTAGAGGACTTGCGGGAAAGATATGAGACCAGTGATAGCCCCATTGTTCACAAAATACAGGA TATAAATGATAGCATGTTTCAAGAAACAGATGCTGCACTTTCATACAAGGAAATACGTCAACGGGATCC TTATTTCTCATTACCAGAATTTATTGGGGAAGTACAGGAGGCAATAAAACCAGTGCTTAATGCTTACATCAAG GGAGATGTTGAAACATTAAAGAAGTATTGTAGCCCTGAGCTGGTTGAACGCTTGAAAGCAGAGCGTCATGCTTACCAAAGTAATGGCATATTCTTTGATAACAAG ATTCTGCATGTATCTGAGGTGGATGTACGAGAGACCAAGATGGTGGGTTCATCTCCAGTAATCATTGTAATG TTTCAAACACAGCAAATCTATTGCGTACGTGATAGGAATGGGGCAATTACGGAAGGAGGCAAG GATACAATCCACACTGTATTCTATTTGTGGGCATTACAACAGATGGATCAAGAAGAACGTGGAGAAGATGGCATTTACCTAATGTGGAGACTAAGAGAGATGCAACAGCAAGGCATCCAAGCCCTCATCTAG
- the LOC137836181 gene encoding lysine histidine transporter-like 5 — translation MEHADWNGGRSPMETQKVENWMPVETSREAKWWYSSFHNVTAMVGAGVLGLPYALAQLGWVPGIVMLVISWLLTFYTLWQLVEMHEMDGKRFDRYFEMGEHVYGPKKGVWMVMPQQLTVQVASTIVYSVTGGKSLKKFFQILSVRGLSDIKQTYYILVFVIIQLLLSQTPNFHKLKAVSSLAAVMSICYSMVAFVMSAVEGSKLHYPRNYGVRSHTPAGITFDAFTALGTVAFAFAGHSVVSEIQATLPSTEEKPSKVPMWQGVVVAYFIVIFCYMTVAVTGFWAFGNAVEDDVLITLEHPYWLIAIANLMVFIHVVGSFQVFAMPVFDIIETTLVKKLNCSPSKILRMASRSAFVCLVGFIGMCVPFFGGLLGFFGGLAFTSTSYIIPSVLWLGSSKPKRWSFHWFASWASITVGLIIAALAPIGGIRTIVVSAKTYKLFS, via the exons ATG GAGCACGCCGATTGGAATGGTGGAAGGTCACCAATGGAAACTCAGAAAGTTGAAAATTGGATGCCCGTAGAAACATCTAGGGAGGCAAAGTGGTGGTATTCATCTTTCCACAATGTCACGGCTATGGTGGGTGCTGGCGTGCTTGGATTACCTTATGCTCTTGCCCAACTTGGATG GGTTCCAGGTATTGTAATGCTGGTGATTTCATGGCTTCTGACATTTTACACGTTGTGGCAACTTGTTGAGATGCATGAGATGGATGGGAAGAGGTTTGATCGATACTTTGAAATGGGAGAGCACGTTTATGGTCCCAAGAAAGGGGTTTGGATGGTGATGCCACAGCAGCTAACGGTTCAGGTGGCTTCCACCATTGTTTACAGTGTGACTGGTGGGAAATCCCTCAAGAAGTTCTTCCAAATACTCAGTGTTCGTGGCCTCAGTGACATCAAACAAACATATTACATTCTAGTATTTGTAATCATACAGTTGTTGCTTTCCCAAACTCCTAACTTCCACAAACTGAAAGCAGTTTCTTCTCTCGCAGCCGTCATGTCAATCTG CTATTCAATGGTGGCATTTGTCATGTCTGCTGTGGAGGGGTCGAAGCTGCATTATCCTAGGAACTATGGAGTTCGATCTCACACACCTGCAGGGATAACTTTTGATGCTTTCACTGCCCTTGGAACCGTGGCATTTGCCTTTGCTGGGCACAGTGTTGTCTCGGAGATTCAAGCCACATTGCCCTCAACAGAAGAAAAACCTTCAAAGGTTCCAATGTGGCAAGGTGTGGTGGTGGCATACTTCATAGTCATTTTCTGCTATATGACAGTTGCAGTAACTGGATTCTGGGCATTTGGAAACGCTGTTGAGGATGATGTCCTTATCACACTCGAACACCCCTATTGGCTCATTGCCATTGCTAACTTAATGGTCTTTATTCATGTCGTGGGAAGCTTccag GTTTTTGCCATGCCTGTGTTTGATATAATAGAGACAACTTTGGTGAAAAAACTCAATTGTTCTCCCTCAAAGATCCTTCGCATGGCTAGTCGAAGCGCTTTTGTTT GTTTGGTGGGATTTATTGGCATGTGCGTTCCATTTTTTGGAGGACTCTTGGGGTTTTTTGGAGGACTTGCTTTCACGTCAACATCATATATT ATTCCTAGTGTGTTATGGCTTGGGTCatcaaaacctaaaagatgGAGTTTCCATTGGTTTGCATCATGG GCGAGCATCACAGTTGGACTTATAATAGCAGCTCTTGCTCCGATTGGAGGAATACGAACAATTGTGGTTTCCGCAAAGACTTACAAATTATTTTCCTAA
- the LOC137834580 gene encoding dolichyl-diphosphooligosaccharide--protein glycosyltransferase subunit 4A: MIDDQDLGFFANFLGVFIFVLVIAYHFVMADPKFEGN; this comes from the coding sequence ATGATTGATGATCAAGATCTGGGTTTCTTTGCCAATTTTCTTGGCGTCTTCATCTTTGTGCTGGTGATAGCATACCATTTTGTTATGGCTGACCCCAAGTTTGAAGGAAACTAG
- the LOC137834579 gene encoding DNA mismatch repair protein MLH1 gives MEPPKIKRLTESVVNRIAAGEVIQRPVSAVKELLENSLDASASSVNLLIKDGGLKLIQVSDDGHGIRFEDLPILCERHTTSKLSAFEDLQSIKSMGFRGEALASMTYVGHVTVTTITKDQLHGYRVSYRDGVMEHEPRPCAAVKGTQIMVENLFYNMTARRKTLQNSSDDYSKIVDLVSRFAIHHTKVSFSCRKHGAVRADVHTVATSSRLDAIKSVYGVSVVRNLIEIEASDDDPSSSVFEMHGYMSNANYAAKKITMVLFINDRLVECSALKRAIEIVYAATLPKASKPFIYISIVLPPENMDVNVHPTKREVSLLNQEVIIEKIQLVVESTLRSSNETRTFQEQTTVQSPLPRINISKEVNLSPMPTGSRSLKVPVHKMVRTDSSDPAGRLHAYTKITSDRNLEKSASLNAVRSSVRQRRNPKDSLELTSVQELLDEINSNCDPGMMDIVRHCTYVGMADDVFALLQHNTCLYLANVVNLSKELMYQQVLSRFGHFNAIQLNDPVPLKDLIILALKEEDVDSTCSDDDVLKEKIAEMNTELLIQKTEMLEEYFGIHIDEHGNVSRLPVILDQYTPDMDRVPEFALCLGNDVDWEDERKCIQTISAALGNFYAMHPLMLPNPSGEGFLFYKRKLMDDYVEENNHDNIGSEVIDNKVEHELLSEAETAWAQREWSIQHVLFPSMRLFFKPPASMATDGTFVQVTSLEKLYKIFERC, from the exons ATGGAGCCTCCCAAAATCAAACGCCTAACTGAATCCGTTGTCAACCGGATCGCCGCCGGCGAGGTCATCCAGCGCCCTGTCTCCGCCGTCAAGGAGCTCCTGGAGAACAGCCTCGACGCCTCCGCCTCCTCCGTCAATCTCCTCATCAAGGATGGCGGCCTCAAGCTCATCCAAGTCTCCGACGACGGCCACGGAATCCGA TTCGAGGACTTGCCGATTCTGTGCGAGCGCCACACCACGTCCAAGCTCTCCGCGTTTGAGGACCTGCAGAGCATCAAGTCCATGGGATTTCGCGGCGAGGCTCTCGCCAGCATGACGTACGTCGGTCACGTCACCGTCACCACCATTACCAAAGACCAGTTGCACGGTTACAG GGTGTCCTATAGAGATGGTGTCATGGAGCACGAACCCAGGCCATGTGCTGCTGTTAAAGGAACACAGATAATG GTTGAGAATCTGTTCTATAACATGACTGCAAGGAGGAAGACACTGCAGAATTCTTCTGATGATTATTCAAAGATTGTAGACTTAGTAAGCCGGTTTGCTATTCATCATACAAAAGTTAGTTTCTCTTGCAGAAag CATGGAGCTGTTAGAGCTGATGTTCACACTGTTGCCACATCTTCAAGGCTCGATGCCATCAAATCTGTTTATGGGGTCTCAGTTGTTCGcaatttgattgaaattgaagcttCGGATGATGATCCATCTTCTTCGGTTTTTGAGATGCATGGCTACATGTCCAATGCGAATTATGCTGCAAAGAAAATCACAATGGTGCTTTTCATCAATG ATAGACTGGTTGAGTGCTCTGCACTGAAGAGAGCTATTGAGATTGTTTATGCAGCAACATTACCAAAAGCATCTAAGCCCTTCATATATATCTCAATTGTTTTACCACCAGAGAATATGGATGTCAATGTACATCCGACAAAGAGGGAG GTGAGTCTTTTAAATCAGGAAGTCATCATTGAGAAGATACAGTTGGTGGTTGAATCAACATTGAGGAGTTCCAATGAGACACGAACATTTCAAGAACAA ACTACCGTGCAATCCCCACTGCCTCGTATTAATATAAGTAAGGAGGTTAACCTCAGCCCTATGCCAACAG GTTCAAGATCATTGAAAGTGCCTGTACATAAGATGGTTAGAACAGATTCATCAGATCCTGCTGGAAGATTACACGCCTACACGAAAATTACGTCTGATAGAAATCTTGAAAAGAGTGCTAGTTTGAATGCAGTAAG GTCTTCCGTTAGACAAAGAAGGAACCCAAAAGATTCTTTGGAACTCACTAGTGTTCAAGAACTTCTTGATGAAATTAATAGCAACTGTGACCCTG GCATGATGGACATTGTAAGGCATTGCACATATGTTGGAATGGCAGATGATGTTTTCGCTTTGCTTCAACATAATACGTGTCTTTATCTTGCAAATGTTGTGAACTTGAG CAAAGAACTCATGTATCAGCAAGTTCTCAGCCGTTTTGGCCATTTCAATGCCATTCAACTAAATGATCCAGTCCCCCTGAAAGACTTGATTATATTGGCCCTGAAGGAAGAGGATGTAGATTCAACATGTAGTGATGATGACGTATTAAAAGAGAAGATTGCAGAA ATGAATACAGAACTCCTGATACAAAAGACTGAAATGCTGGAGGAATATTTCGGCATTCATATTGATGAACATGGAAATGTCTCTAGACTTCCTGTGATACTTGATCAATACACTCCTGACATGGATCGGGTCCCAGAGTTTGCTCTTTGTTTGGGAAATGAT GTTGACTGGGAAGATGAAAGGAAATGCATTCAAACAATTTCAGCTGCTCTGGGAAACTTCTATGCTATGCATCCATTGATGTTACCCAATCCATCTGGTGAAGGATTTCTTTTTTACAAGAGAAAATTGATGGATGACTATGTTGAAGAGAACAACCATGATAATATTG GGAGTGAAGTGATTGACAATAAGGTTGAACATGAACTGCTTTCTGAAGCTGAGACTGCTTGGGCGCAGCGTGAATGGTCAATACAACATGTGCTTTTTCCTTCTATGAGACTCTTTTTCAAACCACCTGCTTCTATGGCTACTGATGGAACCTTTGTACAG GTAACTTCGCTGGAGAAACTGTATAAGATTTTTGAAAGATGCTAG
- the LOC137834578 gene encoding uncharacterized protein has product MEAAPPSNDLCSVCHGNFHLPCQANCSHWFCANCIMLVWQHGSGTSSCKCPLCRRPITLLVPTEHSLRQRHDPEVAQILSKIHAYNRVFGGQPSSFFQRLQDLPFLLHRLLREFLDPHRSLPLVVRARVFIAMIASFLYILSPIDFIPEGVLGIVGLLDDVLIGLICFLHVAALYRSVLYLRHGGS; this is encoded by the exons ATGGAGGCTGCTCCTCCTTCCAACGATCTGTGTTCAGTGTGTCATGGCAACTTTCACCTTCCCTGCCAAGCCAATTGCTCTCACTGGTTTTGTG CAAATTGCATCATGCTGGTGTGGCAGCACGGATCAGGGACAAGCTCTTGCAAATGCCCTCTTTGTCGGCGACCCATCACTCTCTTAGTCCCCACCGAACACTCTCTCAGGCAGCGTCACGACCCTGAAGTTGCTCAGATTCTCTCCAAAATTCATGCTTACAACCGTGTCTTCGGTGGCCAACCCTCCTCTTTTTTTCAG AGACTGCAAGATCTTCCTTTTCTGCTGCACAGGCTCTTGCGGGAGTTCCTCGACCCTCACAGATCCCTTCCTCTTGTCGTCCGTGCCCGTGTCTTTATTGCT ATGATAGCAAGTTTTCTATACATCCTCAGCCCAATTGACTTCATTCCTGAAG GAGTATTAGGAATAGTTGGTCTCTTAGATGATGTCTTAATTGGGCTCATCTGCTTCCTACATGTTGCTGCCCTTTATAGATCAGTTCTCTACCTCCGTCATGGAGGTTCCTGA